The following are from one region of the Oligoflexia bacterium genome:
- a CDS encoding metallophosphoesterase gives MISEKLALKVVIGFAVIYGACTNLEIDGVTQRFWENMNSGLRTFPDLSVANPTSFSFAAMGDTHIGSSSGGNVMARALQNSRADGDAFAVIAGDDSNTGIESELTTFMAQINASNHPVYPAIGNHDIFFGGWNNYKRIVGRSIYSFNVGNAHIIMLDSANGTFGEDQLNWLRNDLKTTTKPIKIIVTHFPIFSGEFSTLFKLSSDEEATVFKSIMREYSVKLVIGGHYHGYSEQVIGGTRYLVTGACNNILDIGNRVGYVKVVINGSEIAIRQVNL, from the coding sequence ATGATTTCCGAAAAATTAGCTCTCAAAGTTGTCATTGGATTTGCCGTCATCTATGGAGCATGCACAAATCTAGAAATAGATGGTGTGACGCAACGCTTTTGGGAAAACATGAACAGCGGACTTCGCACATTTCCAGATCTCTCTGTGGCAAATCCAACGAGTTTTAGTTTTGCCGCAATGGGTGATACTCATATTGGAAGTTCTTCAGGTGGAAATGTCATGGCCAGAGCTTTGCAAAATAGTCGGGCAGATGGTGATGCGTTTGCGGTTATCGCAGGAGATGATTCTAACACAGGAATCGAATCAGAACTTACAACGTTTATGGCGCAAATAAATGCAAGCAATCACCCTGTGTATCCAGCAATCGGTAACCACGATATTTTTTTTGGCGGATGGAACAACTATAAGCGCATTGTTGGTAGATCGATCTATTCTTTTAACGTCGGTAATGCACATATCATTATGCTTGATTCTGCAAACGGAACATTTGGCGAAGATCAACTCAATTGGTTGCGAAATGATTTAAAAACGACAACAAAACCCATTAAAATCATAGTCACGCACTTTCCTATTTTTTCAGGAGAATTTTCAACACTTTTTAAACTTTCAAGCGATGAAGAGGCCACGGTCTTTAAATCAATCATGCGTGAATATAGTGTGAAACTTGTTATCGGTGGTCATTACCACGGCTATAGTGAACAAGTTATTGGTGGCACCCGGTATCTTGTGACCGGTGCATGCAATAATATCCTCGATATCGGTAATCGCGTGGGTTATGTGAAAGTAGTTATCAACGGCTCTGAAATTGCGATTCGGCAAGTGAATTTATAA
- the lpxC gene encoding UDP-3-O-acyl-N-acetylglucosamine deacetylase encodes MVYQKTIQKAVSVEGIGLHSGTRAHISFKPAPENTGIYFVRKDISGLPALRAQSRNVRATQMATVLGSELFAISTVEHCMSAIAALQIDNLFIELDGPELPIGDGSANCYFRALQEAAIVEQGALRKYYYVTQPIYFSQGDKYAYALPHNGYRLSCVIDFPHQKIGRQRIELDVNEHTFSRELSTARTFGFLKDVEALKKKGLALGGSLDNAVVLDERDVLNPDGLRYSDEFVRHKAMDAIGDLLMVGSPILGHIVLHKAGHDVMHGFVQKLLSAIDSYRIIELSSPLSYSSGFEDLYLRSQFG; translated from the coding sequence ATGGTTTACCAAAAAACAATTCAAAAGGCAGTAAGTGTTGAAGGTATCGGGCTTCATTCAGGAACTCGTGCTCATATTTCCTTTAAACCAGCTCCAGAAAATACGGGCATTTACTTTGTACGAAAAGATATTTCGGGTTTGCCTGCATTACGGGCCCAATCAAGAAACGTGCGTGCAACTCAAATGGCAACTGTTCTTGGCAGTGAGCTTTTTGCCATATCTACAGTAGAACATTGCATGTCTGCCATCGCAGCTCTTCAAATTGATAATCTCTTTATCGAGCTTGACGGCCCAGAACTTCCCATTGGTGATGGTTCAGCGAATTGTTATTTCAGGGCACTTCAAGAAGCTGCAATTGTTGAGCAAGGGGCTTTAAGAAAATATTATTATGTCACGCAGCCAATCTATTTTTCGCAAGGTGATAAGTACGCATACGCACTTCCACACAATGGATATCGATTAAGTTGTGTTATTGATTTTCCACATCAAAAAATCGGACGTCAACGTATTGAACTAGATGTGAACGAGCATACTTTTAGCCGCGAGCTTTCTACTGCACGCACTTTTGGGTTTCTAAAAGACGTCGAAGCGCTTAAGAAAAAGGGTTTAGCTCTGGGTGGAAGTCTTGATAACGCTGTTGTATTAGATGAGCGCGATGTTTTAAACCCTGATGGTCTACGTTACAGTGATGAGTTTGTTAGGCATAAAGCAATGGATGCAATTGGTGATCTGCTCATGGTGGGTTCACCCATATTAGGACACATCGTACTTCATAAAGCCGGTCATGACGTTATGCATGGTTTTGTACAAAAGCTCCTATCAGCGATAGATTCATATCGAATTATCGAACTTTCAAGTCCACTTTCTTACTCTTCAGGTTTTGAAGATCTTTACCTTAGATCTCAGTTCGGCTAA
- the ruvB gene encoding Holliday junction branch migration DNA helicase RuvB, protein MTDIESLTSSEVTLDDAGLERSLRPESLSDFPGQTKVKANLEVFIEAAKKRSEALDHCLFYGPPGLGKTTLAHIIAKTMNVDMKTTSGPALDKKGDLAAILTNLKPHSILFIDEIHRLNQIVEEYLYSAMEDFFLDMVTGEGLGARTMKFQLPRFTLIGATTRAGMLTSPLRDRFGIVSRLEFYEPKDLVTILRRSGGILRAELGDDAAEEIAKRSRGTPRIANRLLKRVRDFAQVQNDGKITLKIAKSALQALEVDTRGLDSMDRKILSTLIEKFGGGPTGIDTLSAAINEERETIEDVYEPFLIQEGFVMKTSRGRCAMPLAYEHMGFKVPANSPLLALGQAKREENQSSLF, encoded by the coding sequence ATGACAGATATTGAATCCCTAACGAGTAGTGAAGTAACTCTAGATGATGCGGGGCTTGAACGTTCTTTACGACCTGAAAGTCTAAGCGATTTTCCTGGGCAGACAAAAGTAAAAGCTAATCTTGAAGTGTTTATTGAAGCCGCTAAAAAAAGAAGCGAAGCACTTGATCATTGTCTTTTTTATGGCCCCCCGGGGCTTGGTAAAACAACCCTTGCACATATCATCGCAAAAACCATGAACGTTGATATGAAAACAACATCTGGCCCAGCTCTTGATAAAAAAGGTGATTTAGCTGCGATTTTGACTAATTTAAAACCCCATAGCATTCTTTTTATCGACGAGATTCACCGTCTAAATCAAATCGTTGAAGAATATCTTTATTCAGCAATGGAAGATTTTTTCTTAGATATGGTTACGGGTGAAGGTTTAGGTGCACGCACGATGAAGTTTCAATTGCCAAGATTCACTCTCATTGGAGCAACAACAAGAGCGGGTATGTTGACATCTCCTTTGAGAGATCGCTTTGGTATTGTTTCACGACTTGAATTTTACGAGCCAAAAGATCTTGTCACAATTTTACGTCGAAGTGGGGGCATCTTACGAGCTGAGCTGGGCGATGATGCTGCTGAAGAAATCGCAAAACGTTCACGGGGAACTCCGCGTATCGCAAATCGTTTACTCAAGCGTGTTCGTGATTTTGCTCAAGTTCAAAATGATGGCAAAATAACTTTAAAAATCGCAAAATCTGCACTTCAAGCTTTAGAGGTAGATACACGTGGGCTTGATTCCATGGATCGAAAAATCCTAAGTACGCTTATTGAAAAATTTGGTGGTGGCCCCACAGGTATTGATACTCTCTCAGCTGCGATAAATGAAGAGCGTGAAACTATTGAAGATGTTTACGAGCCATTTTTAATTCAAGAAGGGTTTGTAATGAAAACTTCACGGGGGCGTTGTGCGATGCCTTTGGCTTATGAACATATGGGTTTTAAAGTTCCTGCAAATTCACCTCTACTTGCTTTAGGGCAAGCAAAACGTGAAGAAAATCAGTCATCACTTTTTTAA
- the ruvA gene encoding Holliday junction branch migration protein RuvA, with translation MIAFLNGTIIDKKDSALVVDVSGVGYEVFCAKNTIENLGETGAACRLFIHTQYRSEGAALFGFISAQEKELFLSLIKVDSVGPKSALNIMSGASWFDLAHLIEEGDVASLTKLPKVSKKTAEHVVVKLKGKLSELILDDGQNAAPTTKLPKSVGVRKMRAEVQSALTHLGYKPYEIERTLDGLEEDVWMDDIQSVIRSALNGLSGNI, from the coding sequence ATGATTGCTTTTTTAAACGGTACAATCATCGATAAAAAAGACTCAGCCCTCGTGGTCGATGTTTCAGGCGTCGGGTATGAAGTGTTTTGTGCAAAAAACACTATAGAAAATCTTGGTGAAACAGGTGCTGCCTGCAGACTTTTTATTCATACACAATACAGATCTGAAGGGGCCGCGCTTTTTGGTTTTATATCGGCACAAGAAAAAGAACTTTTTTTATCTTTAATAAAAGTAGACTCCGTAGGGCCAAAAAGTGCTCTTAATATTATGTCAGGGGCTTCATGGTTCGATCTCGCTCACTTAATTGAAGAGGGTGACGTCGCATCATTAACTAAATTACCAAAAGTCAGTAAAAAAACCGCAGAACATGTCGTGGTGAAACTTAAAGGGAAATTATCAGAACTTATTTTAGACGATGGTCAAAATGCAGCTCCAACCACAAAGCTTCCAAAGTCAGTGGGTGTGAGAAAAATGCGCGCAGAAGTTCAATCAGCTCTTACGCATTTGGGTTACAAGCCATATGAAATTGAACGCACACTTGATGGTTTAGAAGAAGACGTTTGGATGGACGATATTCAATCAGTCATTCGCAGTGCGCTAAATGGTTTATCAGGAAATATTTAA
- the ruvC gene encoding crossover junction endodeoxyribonuclease RuvC has product MGLVLGIDPGSHFTGYGLVREVDGVLRCIAFGVIEGNKKDSMPKRLLDIGLGLQEIFQQHKPDAVSIEKMFFAKNADSATKLGQARGVCLYESARFGCPIFEYAPTEIKASLVGHGRAEKEQVQFIVQALLGLPAMARFDMSDALALAIHHVRIATTRKRMKDLEVLT; this is encoded by the coding sequence ATGGGGCTAGTTCTTGGGATTGATCCTGGAAGTCATTTTACCGGCTATGGACTTGTGCGCGAAGTAGATGGCGTACTTAGATGCATTGCGTTTGGTGTGATTGAAGGAAATAAAAAAGATTCCATGCCCAAAAGACTTTTAGATATTGGCCTTGGCCTTCAAGAAATATTTCAACAACATAAACCCGACGCAGTTTCGATCGAAAAAATGTTCTTCGCTAAAAATGCAGACAGCGCAACTAAACTGGGCCAAGCCCGTGGTGTTTGTTTGTATGAGTCAGCTCGTTTTGGGTGCCCCATATTTGAATATGCACCTACTGAAATCAAAGCAAGTCTTGTTGGTCATGGGCGAGCAGAAAAAGAGCAGGTTCAATTTATTGTGCAAGCTCTTTTAGGGTTGCCAGCTATGGCACGATTTGACATGAGTGATGCCTTAGCCCTTGCTATTCATCATGTAAGAATCGCGACGACACGAAAACGTATGAAAGATTTGGAAGTGTTAACATGA